From Candidatus Brocadiaceae bacterium, the proteins below share one genomic window:
- a CDS encoding phospholipase D-like domain-containing protein, which produces MNWKNLYLIFILGIALFFSPVQKVVFSSEVYFVPREITRHLLDKINGSKETLDIAVSEITSRKILGALADAQARGVKIRIVIDRQRSFTHGPLSDKENNFSVRIVVQKGSTRHNFAIFDSQLLMTGSYHWKERVSEFDRENVLFLTEPKVLIKYQKEFDYLFFEGQVADREKRTLRAEKKMEKFEERPIEEKQKPTASYGKVIALEYGIVIRETDEGYLDMNFEEFNTVFGMVSELSDAQKERLWLRCVGKKVKWRGKTRGIGRTLLYGRTMNVMHGDTSVEVKLDSAHKDHFSKVKYGNTVTYTGRLESRVTRVFPYKLTDGDVLLVEDTFPDPLREGELLGSPFTPQGPEKIFLIQGYEDFDTLFGGKSSLSEEQKKKEWEKYEGKYVSWTGKISYIKLDSESGLQVGILRNNKTCLELDCHVSKKNKLSQLKEGETVYYSGKLTTLWGKTFPYSLKDGDVFIMR; this is translated from the coding sequence ATGAATTGGAAAAACCTGTATTTGATTTTCATACTGGGGATAGCGCTTTTTTTTTCTCCTGTGCAAAAAGTGGTTTTTTCCTCAGAGGTTTATTTTGTTCCCCGGGAAATTACAAGGCATCTCTTGGATAAGATTAACGGGAGTAAAGAGACGCTCGATATTGCTGTGTCAGAGATCACATCACGGAAGATTTTGGGAGCCCTTGCCGATGCGCAAGCACGAGGTGTGAAAATTCGGATTGTGATTGATAGACAGCGCTCTTTTACCCATGGACCTTTGTCAGATAAAGAGAATAACTTTTCGGTGAGAATAGTGGTGCAGAAAGGAAGTACACGCCATAATTTTGCCATTTTCGATTCTCAGTTACTTATGACGGGATCATATCACTGGAAAGAAAGAGTGAGCGAGTTTGACCGTGAAAATGTACTTTTCCTGACGGAACCGAAGGTTTTAATAAAATATCAAAAGGAATTTGATTATCTGTTCTTTGAAGGCCAGGTGGCTGATCGAGAGAAAAGGACCCTTCGCGCTGAAAAGAAAATGGAGAAGTTCGAGGAGAGACCTATTGAAGAAAAACAAAAACCCACAGCGTCTTATGGAAAAGTCATCGCTCTGGAATATGGAATCGTTATAAGGGAGACGGATGAGGGGTATCTTGATATGAATTTTGAGGAGTTTAATACCGTTTTTGGAATGGTGAGCGAGTTGTCCGATGCACAAAAAGAACGTTTATGGTTGCGATGTGTGGGAAAGAAAGTGAAGTGGAGGGGAAAGACACGTGGTATTGGAAGGACGTTACTGTATGGCAGGACGATGAATGTAATGCATGGGGATACCAGTGTTGAAGTAAAACTGGATTCTGCTCATAAAGACCATTTTTCAAAGGTAAAATACGGTAATACGGTGACCTATACAGGGAGGCTTGAATCACGAGTAACAAGAGTTTTCCCTTATAAGCTTACCGATGGGGATGTGCTTCTTGTGGAGGATACCTTTCCTGATCCTTTAAGGGAAGGTGAATTGCTTGGCAGTCCTTTTACGCCGCAAGGTCCGGAAAAAATATTTCTCATCCAAGGGTATGAGGATTTTGACACGTTGTTTGGTGGTAAGAGTTCGTTGTCAGAGGAACAAAAGAAAAAAGAATGGGAAAAATACGAAGGAAAATATGTAAGCTGGACAGGGAAAATTAGTTACATAAAACTGGATAGTGAATCTGGTTTACAGGTCGGGATTCTCCGTAATAATAAGACCTGTTTAGAATTGGATTGTCATGTATCAAAGAAGAATAAACTGTCTCAATTAAAAGAAGGAGAAACGGTATATTATTCGGGGAAATTGACAACTCTGTGGGGGAAAACCTTTCCCTATAGTTTAAAAGATGGTGACGTTTTTATAATGCGATGA
- a CDS encoding tetratricopeptide repeat protein, with amino-acid sequence MVRRRIIIVVSVFITLFGLTGLSFAAEGYEDAIYKGNMLVRKQQYQEALDTYESAIRLKPDAVEAWFNKGLILDYLGKYNEAVASFDKAIQFRPDYYEAWYRKGKAFDHAGRYEEAIHSFDKAIEINPDSLEAFHNKGNVLDHMGRVDEAIETYDRLLKRKPDAYEVWNNKGLTMARDAKRRNEALEAYDRAIAINPEYYEAWINKGNCFVRLRKYTDAVAAYDKAIEIKPTEHASWADKGFTLADLGRHEEAIQSFDKAIELKPDSYAAWNGKGLALDALGRYEGALAAYEKTIEIQPDSYGAWTNKGLALSRIGRHGEAVEAYEKALQIQPDSYETLTNKGCELFHLGKYEEALKAFDDAIKRKRDYPQVWNNKGYALLQLERFAEAIQSFEEVGKIITDKEAASIPRLAKIKYESLSSKGLAFVQLLDYEEAVKAFEKAQEIQPEEFDLWINKGLALAQLKKYPEALNAFDRATVCNGDIFKAWNCKGFLLEEMGKQGEALDAYSEAIKIKPDFVEALNNKGLLLDAMGNHEQAIMVYDKALRINPQFDAVWYNKACAQALLSNKAEALQSLAKAVELNSAYKKIAKMSRDFLPLRSNVDFEKITGD; translated from the coding sequence ATGGTGAGAAGAAGAATTATTATCGTGGTGAGTGTTTTTATCACCCTTTTTGGATTGACAGGACTGTCGTTTGCCGCGGAAGGCTATGAGGATGCTATTTATAAAGGGAATATGCTCGTTCGTAAACAGCAGTATCAAGAGGCGCTTGATACGTATGAAAGCGCCATCCGTTTAAAGCCTGACGCTGTTGAGGCATGGTTTAATAAGGGGCTGATACTTGACTACCTGGGTAAATATAATGAGGCAGTTGCTTCTTTTGACAAGGCGATACAATTTAGGCCTGATTATTATGAGGCATGGTACAGAAAGGGAAAGGCGTTTGATCATGCAGGCAGGTATGAGGAGGCTATCCACTCTTTTGATAAAGCCATAGAGATAAATCCTGATTCTCTTGAGGCGTTTCATAACAAGGGAAATGTGTTGGACCATATGGGACGGGTTGATGAAGCCATTGAAACCTATGATCGACTGCTGAAAAGGAAACCGGATGCCTATGAGGTATGGAATAATAAGGGTTTGACCATGGCTAGAGACGCAAAGAGGCGTAATGAGGCCTTAGAGGCATATGACAGGGCAATAGCTATTAATCCGGAATACTATGAGGCATGGATTAATAAGGGGAATTGTTTTGTTAGATTACGAAAATATACGGATGCTGTAGCCGCCTATGACAAAGCGATTGAAATAAAACCGACAGAGCATGCATCGTGGGCTGACAAAGGATTCACGCTTGCGGATCTCGGAAGGCATGAGGAGGCCATCCAGTCATTTGATAAGGCCATAGAACTGAAGCCTGATTCGTATGCGGCCTGGAATGGAAAAGGCCTTGCTCTTGATGCCCTGGGGAGGTATGAGGGGGCTCTTGCCGCATATGAAAAGACCATTGAAATTCAACCCGATTCTTATGGAGCTTGGACAAATAAGGGATTAGCCTTGTCTCGCATCGGGAGGCATGGAGAGGCAGTTGAAGCGTATGAAAAAGCATTGCAGATCCAGCCTGATTCATATGAAACCTTAACAAACAAGGGATGTGAATTATTTCATCTGGGTAAGTATGAAGAAGCGCTGAAGGCCTTTGATGATGCAATAAAAAGGAAGCGGGATTATCCGCAGGTATGGAATAATAAAGGGTATGCGCTCTTACAACTTGAAAGGTTTGCGGAAGCCATTCAGTCCTTTGAAGAGGTTGGAAAGATAATTACGGATAAAGAGGCCGCAAGTATTCCTCGTTTAGCGAAGATTAAATATGAGTCACTTAGTAGCAAAGGCCTTGCGTTTGTACAGCTCCTGGATTATGAAGAAGCGGTTAAGGCATTTGAAAAGGCGCAAGAAATCCAGCCGGAAGAATTTGATTTATGGATAAACAAAGGACTTGCTCTTGCCCAATTAAAAAAATATCCGGAGGCGCTTAACGCTTTTGACAGGGCTACGGTCTGTAATGGGGACATATTTAAAGCTTGGAACTGTAAGGGTTTTTTGCTTGAAGAAATGGGAAAACAGGGAGAAGCCCTTGATGCCTATAGCGAGGCAATTAAGATTAAACCAGACTTTGTTGAAGCGTTGAATAATAAAGGGCTCTTATTAGATGCGATGGGAAATCATGAACAGGCGATTATGGTGTATGATAAGGCGTTAAGAATAAATCCTCAGTTTGATGCTGTCTGGTATAACAAGGCCTGTGCGCAGGCGTTACTTTCGAATAAGGCTGAAGCTTTGCAGTCGTTGGCAAAGGCAGTCGAATTAAATTCTGCATATAAAAAAATTGCAAAAATGAGTCGGGATTTTTTGCCATTGAGAAGCAATGTCGATTTTGAGAAGATCACCGGAGATTAG
- a CDS encoding formylglycine-generating enzyme family protein, which produces MAGLETIINEQDGSEMVLIPAGEYIMGEKGKVVFVDAFYIDRFPITNLQYKKFLEASEAKEPFYWNNERFNKPLQPVVGISWYDAVAYATWAGKRLPKEVEWGKAARGIDGREYPWGNMQPDNTRAIYDLDPNTGAPASIGGRKEGASPFGCFDMAGNVWEWCDDWYEEGKFRVVRGGSWVNHHYILRSAYRSCSYPEGRDNNVGFRCVKDVE; this is translated from the coding sequence ATGGCAGGGTTGGAAACGATTATTAATGAACAGGATGGCTCAGAAATGGTTCTTATACCAGCTGGCGAGTATATCATGGGTGAAAAAGGAAAGGTTGTTTTTGTGGATGCTTTTTATATCGATAGATTTCCGATAACAAATCTACAATATAAAAAATTTCTGGAGGCATCAGAAGCGAAAGAACCGTTTTATTGGAATAACGAGCGCTTCAATAAACCATTACAACCAGTTGTCGGTATAAGCTGGTACGATGCCGTTGCATACGCAACCTGGGCTGGTAAGCGGCTTCCCAAAGAGGTGGAGTGGGGAAAAGCTGCTCGCGGGATTGACGGCAGAGAATATCCGTGGGGAAATATGCAACCGGATAACACAAGGGCAATTTATGATTTAGACCCGAATACGGGCGCTCCTGCATCTATCGGGGGCCGAAAGGAGGGAGCCAGTCCTTTTGGTTGCTTCGATATGGCAGGAAATGTGTGGGAATGGTGTGATGATTGGTATGAGGAAGGAAAGTTCAGAGTTGTTCGGGGAGGTTCATGGGTAAATCATCACTATATACTCAGAAGCGCTTACCGGAGTTGCAGCTATCCTGAAGGTAGAGATAATAATGTTGGTTTTCGTTGTGTAAAGGATGTTGAATAA
- the nifS gene encoding cysteine desulfurase NifS, producing MKTVYTDNNATTMVASEVVEIMTPYFTEYYGNPSSMHTFGGRVAAKIDTARQQVADLIGAEPGEIVFTSCGTESDNAAIWGILRANPHKRHVVTTRVEHPAVYNLCKYLAKNGYHLTELGVNSDGMIDLSEVADAIKADTAVVSIMYANNETGVVFPIEEIGAIVKQKGSLLHTDAVQAVGKIPINLSNSAIDMLTLSGHKLHAPKGIGALYIRKGITFSPFVIGGHQEKNRRGGTENVPYIIGLGKACELAKKYMSEEQSRIGQLRNRLENELVKKAPDARVNGQNSPRLPNTTNVSFEFVEGEAILLLLNEKGICASSGSACTSGSLEPSHVLRAMGVPFTAVHGSVRLSLSRYSTMEEIDFIIEHLPPIITRLREISPYGK from the coding sequence ATGAAAACCGTCTATACGGATAATAACGCCACGACGATGGTGGCCTCTGAGGTTGTAGAGATAATGACCCCATATTTTACAGAGTACTATGGAAATCCATCCAGCATGCATACTTTTGGAGGCCGGGTAGCCGCAAAGATTGATACTGCGCGGCAGCAGGTGGCGGACCTTATAGGCGCCGAGCCCGGTGAAATTGTGTTTACCAGTTGTGGTACGGAAAGTGATAATGCTGCAATTTGGGGTATCCTGCGAGCAAACCCGCATAAGAGGCACGTTGTAACCACAAGGGTAGAACATCCTGCCGTATATAATTTATGTAAATATCTGGCAAAAAATGGTTATCATCTGACGGAGCTGGGAGTAAACAGTGATGGAATGATCGACTTAAGCGAAGTGGCAGACGCGATAAAAGCTGATACTGCTGTTGTTTCCATTATGTATGCGAATAATGAAACCGGAGTAGTTTTTCCCATTGAAGAAATAGGTGCCATAGTCAAGCAGAAGGGTTCTCTTTTGCATACTGATGCTGTACAGGCAGTGGGAAAGATACCGATAAATCTGTCGAACAGCGCTATTGATATGTTAACCCTTTCGGGTCATAAGCTGCATGCTCCCAAAGGAATTGGCGCCCTCTATATCAGGAAGGGAATAACTTTTTCTCCGTTTGTTATCGGGGGACATCAGGAGAAGAACCGCCGGGGCGGAACGGAAAATGTTCCCTACATCATCGGGCTTGGCAAGGCATGTGAATTGGCAAAAAAATATATGAGTGAGGAACAATCCAGAATAGGGCAATTACGGAACAGATTAGAGAATGAATTAGTCAAAAAAGCCCCGGATGCCCGGGTAAACGGACAAAACTCTCCCCGTCTTCCAAATACTACGAACGTGAGTTTTGAATTTGTAGAAGGAGAAGCTATTTTATTGTTGCTCAATGAAAAAGGAATTTGTGCCTCTTCGGGATCTGCTTGCACTTCCGGATCTCTGGAACCCTCACATGTCTTGAGAGCGATGGGTGTTCCTTTCACTGCGGTGCATGGCTCTGTACGGCTCAGTTTAAGTCGTTACAGCACTATGGAAGAAATTGATTTTATTATTGAACACCTCCCTCCGATTATTACAAGGTTGAGAGAGATCTCTCCTTATGGTAAATAA
- a CDS encoding DegQ family serine endoprotease, with protein MIHTAKQKFLFLIFGISLGTGICLSQESKLLAFDKKTIPSEGLETAQSFEKVFETVVEQVKPAVVSIASVKIFKHAQQKQRGRGMPRDEFHGLPRGQQFSPPGGRGDGRDPFRDFFGDDFFERFFKPRYPEREFKVQGMGSGVIIDSKKGYIITNNHVIEGADELKVILGDKREFDGEVVGADPQTDIAVIKIEAKDLPSATLGDSETIRVGQWAIAIGNPFGLTQTVSVGVISAVGRANIGVAQYEDMIQTDAAINPGNSGGPLVNLNGEVIGINTAIFTRTGGYQGIGFAIPVNMVKFIMTDLIEKGKVTRGWLGVAIQDIDPALAESFDVTVTEGVLISDVQDDSPAKDAGFERGDIVIEYDGKAIRDVNHLRNIVAQTRVNTTVRVKVLREGKEEELKVKIGEQPADLFATGPSGETPEEDLGMTLQNLTKDLAESLDIEEEGGVLVSEVHPGSPAEESGIRQGDVIKEVNRRKVKDIKEFKAAVKNGDKEKGILILIKRAGYSKYLIIKEKK; from the coding sequence ATGATTCATACTGCAAAGCAGAAATTTTTATTTCTCATCTTTGGCATTTCGCTCGGAACAGGTATATGCCTTTCCCAAGAATCGAAATTACTGGCTTTCGACAAGAAAACTATTCCGTCTGAGGGTCTGGAAACGGCTCAAAGTTTTGAAAAGGTATTTGAAACGGTGGTAGAACAGGTGAAACCTGCCGTCGTTTCGATCGCTTCCGTAAAGATTTTTAAACATGCGCAACAAAAACAAAGAGGAAGAGGGATGCCGCGTGATGAATTTCATGGCCTCCCGAGAGGACAACAATTCTCTCCTCCAGGAGGAAGAGGCGATGGAAGAGACCCCTTCAGGGATTTTTTTGGTGACGATTTTTTTGAAAGATTTTTCAAACCACGCTATCCTGAACGTGAGTTTAAAGTACAAGGAATGGGTTCAGGTGTAATTATTGACAGCAAAAAAGGCTATATTATCACGAATAATCATGTAATCGAAGGGGCAGATGAGCTGAAGGTTATCCTGGGAGATAAGCGGGAATTTGATGGAGAAGTTGTAGGAGCAGACCCTCAGACAGATATTGCCGTTATAAAAATAGAGGCAAAAGATTTGCCTTCCGCAACACTTGGTGATTCAGAAACAATTCGAGTTGGTCAATGGGCAATTGCTATAGGAAACCCCTTCGGTTTGACACAAACAGTTTCCGTCGGTGTTATCAGCGCCGTAGGAAGAGCCAATATAGGAGTTGCGCAATATGAAGACATGATCCAAACTGATGCCGCCATCAACCCGGGTAACAGTGGCGGCCCGTTAGTAAACCTTAATGGAGAGGTAATAGGCATCAATACCGCCATATTTACGAGAACAGGAGGATATCAAGGTATCGGATTTGCCATCCCGGTAAATATGGTAAAATTTATCATGACAGACCTCATTGAAAAAGGAAAGGTTACACGTGGCTGGCTCGGCGTCGCTATTCAGGACATAGATCCTGCTCTAGCGGAATCTTTTGATGTTACGGTAACGGAAGGTGTTCTGATAAGCGATGTACAGGACGATTCCCCGGCAAAAGATGCCGGCTTTGAACGAGGCGACATCGTGATTGAATACGACGGGAAGGCCATACGGGATGTCAACCACCTCCGTAATATCGTCGCCCAAACAAGAGTCAATACTACGGTAAGGGTTAAAGTACTGAGAGAGGGAAAGGAAGAAGAGTTGAAGGTCAAGATCGGAGAACAACCTGCCGACTTGTTTGCCACAGGTCCATCGGGAGAAACACCGGAAGAAGATCTTGGAATGACGCTTCAAAATCTTACAAAAGACCTTGCTGAAAGTCTAGACATCGAAGAAGAAGGCGGAGTGCTGGTATCGGAGGTACACCCAGGTAGTCCGGCAGAGGAATCCGGTATCAGACAGGGAGACGTAATTAAAGAAGTAAACCGCAGAAAAGTCAAAGATATAAAAGAATTTAAGGCAGCGGTGAAAAACGGGGATAAGGAAAAAGGAATCCTTATACTGATCAAGCGCGCTGGTTACTCTAAATATCTTATTATCAAAGAAAAGAAATAA
- the nifU gene encoding Fe-S cluster assembly protein NifU, whose protein sequence is MENPDAVGEVGSLACGDALKLMLKIDSSEHIVDAKFKTFGCGSAIASASALTEIIKGKSLEEAAKITDDNLAEYLGGLPEQKMHCSVMGREALEAAIANYRGVAIEKPVDEGTIVCHCFGVTDNKIAHEVREHKLTTIEQVTNFCKAGGGCQSCHPQIQAIIDEVWHKEKEKEMIGSAGKPVKKLTNIQKMKLVQETIERDIRPLLLSDGGDIELIDIDGDRVMVSFRGSCVACPSSGVTLKSTVEAKLREFVTDTLIVEEVEP, encoded by the coding sequence ATGGAGAACCCGGATGCTGTTGGTGAGGTTGGCAGTTTGGCTTGCGGGGACGCGTTGAAATTGATGCTGAAGATTGATAGTTCAGAACATATTGTAGATGCAAAATTTAAGACATTTGGATGCGGAAGCGCCATTGCCTCTGCAAGCGCCTTGACGGAGATAATAAAAGGAAAGAGTCTGGAAGAAGCGGCCAAAATCACTGATGATAATCTTGCCGAATATTTAGGGGGCTTGCCGGAACAGAAGATGCATTGCTCCGTAATGGGGCGTGAGGCGCTGGAAGCAGCTATTGCAAACTATCGGGGTGTGGCGATAGAAAAACCGGTTGATGAGGGAACCATTGTTTGTCATTGTTTTGGGGTAACTGATAATAAAATTGCCCATGAGGTGAGAGAGCATAAGTTAACCACGATTGAACAGGTTACCAATTTCTGCAAGGCGGGAGGTGGTTGTCAATCGTGCCATCCTCAAATTCAGGCAATCATAGATGAAGTTTGGCATAAGGAAAAGGAAAAAGAAATGATCGGGAGCGCCGGGAAACCGGTAAAAAAATTGACGAATATACAGAAAATGAAGCTGGTCCAGGAAACGATAGAACGGGATATACGGCCACTGCTTTTATCTGACGGCGGGGATATTGAGCTGATCGATATAGATGGGGACCGGGTCATGGTCTCCTTTCGTGGCAGTTGTGTGGCGTGTCCGAGTTCAGGTGTAACCTTGAAATCAACGGTTGAGGCAAAACTGAGGGAATTTGTAACGGATACGCTTATTGTTGAGGAGGTAGAGCCATGA
- the metG gene encoding methionine--tRNA ligase: MNKKTFYLTTPIYYVNDIPHIGHSYTTIAADALARYKRIQHFDVFFLTGTDEHGQKIQKAAQACNKTPIEFVNSVVKKFNTLWNKLNISQDDFIRTTSEHHCLRVKKLFQQLYEKGDIYLGEYEGRYCVPCESFWLESQLEQDKCPECKRTTEKVKEKNYFFRLSKYQKRLLDFYHQHPNFVQPESRKNEILQRIKSPIEDISISRSAVEWGIPVPMDPTHTIYVWIDALLNYITALGNDEDTRKFQKYWPADVHIIGKEILWFHGVIWPAVLMSLKIDLPRKIFAHGWWTVEGKKISKSLGNAIDPLAIIQTYGVDAYRYFLLREVPFGLDGNFSYPALVHRINADLGNDLGNLLQRTLTMIEKYFQGTIPVVVDSEDELRSLSQDTHDKIAGEMEELQFSRALENIWEFIGHANKYIEEKKPWTLAKSSAATPQLIRVLGTLARALQDISVFIYPFMPITTEKIQRQLGLLESNSSLHLEFQQNFREGTVIRKENPLFPRIEKESVLTERVVSE, encoded by the coding sequence GTGAATAAAAAAACCTTTTACCTTACAACGCCTATTTATTATGTCAATGATATACCGCATATCGGGCATTCATATACCACTATTGCCGCGGACGCATTAGCACGATACAAAAGAATTCAACACTTTGACGTTTTCTTCTTAACGGGAACGGACGAACATGGACAAAAAATCCAAAAGGCCGCACAGGCCTGTAATAAAACACCTATAGAATTTGTCAACTCTGTTGTAAAAAAATTCAATACGTTATGGAACAAACTCAATATTTCTCAGGATGATTTCATACGAACGACCAGCGAACACCATTGCCTCCGGGTAAAAAAACTCTTTCAACAACTCTATGAGAAGGGAGATATTTACCTGGGAGAATACGAAGGAAGGTATTGTGTGCCCTGTGAAAGCTTCTGGTTAGAATCCCAACTGGAACAAGATAAATGCCCTGAATGCAAACGTACGACAGAAAAGGTAAAAGAGAAAAATTATTTTTTCCGGTTATCAAAATACCAAAAAAGGCTCCTCGATTTTTACCATCAACATCCTAATTTTGTTCAGCCTGAATCGAGAAAAAATGAAATTTTACAAAGAATAAAATCGCCGATTGAAGATATCAGCATCAGCCGTTCTGCCGTCGAATGGGGAATTCCGGTCCCCATGGATCCGACGCATACTATTTATGTATGGATAGACGCGCTGCTAAACTATATCACCGCATTAGGCAACGATGAAGACACGCGGAAATTCCAGAAATATTGGCCGGCAGATGTCCATATCATCGGGAAAGAAATCTTGTGGTTCCACGGTGTTATATGGCCTGCCGTACTCATGTCATTAAAAATAGATCTGCCGCGGAAAATCTTTGCTCATGGATGGTGGACGGTGGAAGGCAAAAAAATATCAAAGTCTCTGGGAAACGCAATAGACCCACTCGCGATTATTCAAACATATGGTGTCGATGCGTACAGATATTTTCTCTTGAGAGAAGTTCCTTTTGGTTTGGATGGAAATTTTTCTTACCCTGCTCTTGTTCACAGAATAAACGCCGATCTCGGCAATGATCTTGGCAACCTATTACAACGGACATTAACCATGATCGAAAAATATTTCCAGGGAACCATCCCGGTAGTTGTTGACAGTGAAGACGAGTTAAGAAGTTTGTCTCAAGACACTCACGACAAAATAGCAGGTGAAATGGAAGAACTGCAATTTAGCAGGGCGCTTGAAAATATCTGGGAATTTATCGGCCATGCAAATAAATACATAGAAGAAAAAAAACCCTGGACGTTAGCAAAATCAAGCGCTGCAACACCGCAGCTTATCAGGGTACTCGGCACATTGGCAAGAGCGCTTCAGGATATTTCCGTATTTATCTATCCCTTTATGCCGATAACAACAGAAAAAATACAGCGACAGCTTGGCCTTTTAGAAAGCAATAGCTCCCTGCACTTAGAATTTCAGCAAAATTTTCGGGAAGGCACTGTCATAAGAAAAGAGAATCCTCTCTTCCCGAGAATAGAAAAAGAATCTGTTCTGACGGAAAGAGTCGTATCAGAGTAA
- the tilS gene encoding tRNA lysidine(34) synthetase TilS — protein MPLNKLVSTIRKTINVHNLIKPEETVIVGVSGGPDSVALLKILYSINTIENLRLRLFTAHLNHQLRGTDSEKDACFVQKLAENHSLPFLLKSVNIQKIAKKNNYSIEETARRERYAFFTETSHKYNASLVATGHTADDNAETFLHRILRGTGIHGLGGIPIKRPLDAAARVQLIRPLLFIWRKDILKYLREEHLTYRTDTSNYETNYLRNKIRLELIPFLENRYNPGIKNALIQLCQIVVSNNEYLSLQAEKIVKKITLEESKDSYTINTCLLTKQPKILQHLILLSIMEKMHVPLKKIQYGHYTKILDAITKTGRGRQFQLPGKFHFWHEHEKLSLCKEFPQKSCFPMFQETTLQIPGITTIDSVGQFMVEIAEVLNVSLETFKKQKTRDEEILDLQCVLTPVTVRTRKAGDKISPLGTHGYKKLKDLFIEEKISRKERETIPIVVMNNQPILVTGICIDNRVKITSSTKKVLKLTFKRFTNQNNGKNISQTVR, from the coding sequence ATGCCGTTAAACAAATTAGTATCTACTATCCGCAAAACCATAAACGTACACAACCTTATAAAACCAGAGGAAACTGTTATCGTTGGGGTGTCTGGAGGACCCGATTCTGTTGCGCTTTTAAAAATTCTGTATTCTATCAACACAATTGAAAATCTTCGTTTACGATTATTTACAGCTCATCTTAACCACCAACTACGCGGGACTGATTCGGAAAAAGATGCATGCTTCGTTCAAAAGTTAGCAGAAAACCACTCATTACCCTTTCTTTTAAAAAGCGTCAACATTCAAAAGATCGCAAAAAAAAACAACTATTCGATCGAAGAAACCGCTCGCAGAGAAAGATATGCATTTTTTACAGAAACATCACATAAATATAATGCTTCTCTCGTTGCAACTGGCCATACTGCGGACGACAATGCAGAAACATTCCTTCATCGTATACTGAGAGGAACGGGAATACATGGACTCGGAGGAATCCCCATCAAAAGGCCACTCGATGCTGCTGCCCGGGTACAACTTATTCGCCCTCTCCTCTTTATCTGGAGAAAGGATATTCTTAAATATCTCAGAGAGGAACATCTTACTTACAGAACAGATACCTCTAATTACGAGACAAACTACCTTCGGAATAAAATACGACTCGAATTGATCCCTTTTTTAGAAAACCGATACAACCCAGGCATTAAAAATGCCCTTATACAGCTCTGTCAAATAGTTGTTTCAAATAACGAATATTTATCATTACAGGCAGAAAAGATAGTAAAAAAAATTACCCTAGAAGAAAGCAAAGATTCATATACTATCAATACCTGTTTGTTAACAAAGCAACCAAAAATATTACAACATTTAATTCTTTTGAGCATAATGGAGAAAATGCATGTTCCATTAAAAAAAATACAGTATGGACATTACACGAAAATTCTTGATGCAATAACCAAAACAGGAAGAGGGCGTCAATTCCAGCTACCAGGAAAATTCCATTTCTGGCATGAACATGAAAAGCTATCACTATGCAAGGAATTTCCCCAGAAATCGTGCTTTCCAATGTTTCAGGAAACAACCCTCCAAATACCTGGAATAACAACTATTGATTCCGTGGGGCAATTTATGGTGGAAATAGCAGAGGTTCTCAATGTGTCACTAGAAACCTTTAAAAAACAGAAAACAAGAGACGAAGAAATTTTAGACTTACAATGCGTTCTCACTCCTGTTACAGTAAGGACCCGCAAGGCAGGGGACAAGATTTCACCGTTAGGCACCCATGGTTACAAAAAACTGAAAGACCTCTTTATAGAAGAAAAAATTTCCAGGAAAGAGCGGGAGACAATCCCGATAGTAGTAATGAATAATCAACCTATTTTGGTTACGGGAATCTGCATAGACAACAGAGTGAAAATAACTTCAAGCACAAAAAAGGTTTTAAAGCTGACTTTTAAAAGATTCACGAATCAGAATAACGGTAAAAATATTTCTCAAACCGTAAGGTAA